The Rhizoctonia solani chromosome 14, complete sequence genome has a segment encoding these proteins:
- a CDS encoding TPR-2 domain-containing protein: MTDARVPAGGTFLAHGAAADVWLVDDPDSESRKCVLKVIRLSLDTLNNYQDPKGPREALQLWDEFIKLYKSSVDRWIYVAHVNVVRITGINEQLDLRVEYLTSGTAPQEKDGKPISQCIADPHIVFFLQIKDVLAGLDYLHSQTLQSYMAPFAWLDKLFVDAQGTCKIGEFGLASLVEGFESFAPSISQGGRVRWLSPELLQTEPDQRMVPTIESDVWALGCTLFEIMSGKLPYFPYQHDLRVRHEITSKTLAGHRDNLLSPDFVEIWGLVTSCWEWAADQRPSVTELAQSISKTMIGLGSPDLSTMDVHNSEQIKVIINIPSRSSQTDQGSGHNSAVTFESHYRYTPYEKITGKTAADILKEVDQTPQSSNTVLECHRDYLPLYGGPKTRERSGVLRFWEPPR, encoded by the exons ATGACTGATGCACGCGTTCCAGCAGGAGGGACTTTCTTGGCTCACGGAGCAGCTGCAGATGTTTGGCT GGTCGATGATCCTGACTCAGAGAGCCGCAAG TGCGTTCTCAAAGTCATTCGCCTGAGCCTCGACACCCTGAACAACTACCAAGATCCAAAA GGACCAAGAGAAGCATTACAGCTCTGGGATGAATTTATTAAA CTTTATAAGTCCAGCGTCGATCGATGGATTTATGTCGCGCATGTGAATGTTGTTCGGATTACTGGAATTAACGAGCAATTAGATTTGCGCGTTGAATATCTTACAAGTGGGACTGCCCCTCAG GAAAAAGATGGCAAGCCAATCTCTCAATGCATCGCGGATCCTCATATAGTTTTCTTCCTGCAGATTAAGGATGTTTTAGCTGGATTAGACTATCTTCATTCCCAGACCCTCCAATCATACATGGCTCCATTCGCATGGTTG GATAAGTTATTTGTCGATGCGCAAGGTACCTGCAAGATCGGAGAGTTCGGGCTAGCATCTCTAGTTGAAGGGTTTGAATCTTTTGCACCTTCTATATCTCAGGGTGGTCGTGTTCGGTGGCTAAGCCCGGAACTGTTGCAAACAGAACCCGACCAACGGATGGTGCCCACCATAGAGTCCGATGTCTGGGCCCTAGGCTGTACATTGTTTGAA ATAATGAGCGGGAAGCTCCCATATTTCCCATACCAGCACGACTTGAGGGTCCGACACGAGATTACATCCAAAACGCTTGCCGGACATCGTGATAACTTGCTCAGCCCCGATTTTGTAGAAATTTGGGGACTTGTCACTTCTTGCTGGGAATGGGCTGCGGACCAGCGGCCATCGGTAACGGAACTTGCACAATCAATTTCGAAGACAATGATTGGACTAGGCTCTCCAGATTTATCGACCATGGATGTTCACAATAGCGAACAGATCAAGGTCATAATCAATATACCTTCAAGATCTAGTCAAACCGATCAAGGGTCTGGACATAATTCCGCAGTAACCTTTGAATCACATTATCGTTACACGCCCTATGAAAAGATTACTGGAAAGACCGCTGCCGACATTCTCAAGGAAGTAGATCAAACACCTCAAAGCTCGAATACCGTCTTAGAATGCCATAGAGACTACCTCCCActctacgggggccccaaaacccgggagcgctctggagtgctccggttttgggagcctcctcgttag
- a CDS encoding ABC transporter yields MAGETSADALPPPPMYDLVVDGYTIAIPPPRSVLPLPGFLRPKSSESEHGTIIRDVSLRIGGSGSGKTTLLHALVGRLANLPVTAGQVKYEPAGISLSAKESVALSARKMKDRIGFVRQHDYLLEHLTVRETLDYAAALRLPSSISSSTRRLIVDQTIRELGLGDAADTVGISGGERRRLTIALSLISLPSILALDEPTTGLDAFTAYALLQTLSSLARKGRTVIMSVHQPRSDAWELFDRIVVLSKGDVVFAGRRDKCLGWFEDMGMGSPGDRTEGCEDVAEKGSINVEADGGTGVNPLDWLIDICSVDPRDQGSIQRVTRLIQGWKDGGKVIADEHSPSRQSGILSDVIQRVPSVQPQEQDVLYANVQQNEDQPGSRPQALERPGWIRQTVVLTSRATKGVFRDYAQLLGFACQSIGIAVLLGITFLRLGESPSDIQSLKTLSYQHAPCYFYLTLIYAIYKFCETDLVIFDREREDHLYQVVPWLISEYTSTLPLHTISSGLFAIILYFLTNMRTEDLAANLFIFIAECVLVQLGTVGFALLAASLQRTYAQASLMANGLSIFFLLTAGYLLIHPPVYVDWVKWISVYYYGFRAVAISQFKNRTFACPGVEGAARNQCDGNQVLTGLRIPVDHVVGYYFAGLVGLAVAFPFIAGIVLSVYKPGGTRYARKIDPSDAGKGPAVHSDMDISRQRIDVEVRNLGLKWIKTGLVTRKKTEKRILNDVHAVFPSGQVTAILGPSGAGKSTLLQLLASRRMNAGVGSRFESQGEILFNGRPVNKNTRDQVAFVEQEDDYHLPALTASFFSIVLHVRETLRYAAILRLPKGMSRKSKIARAEEVMKMLGLDLCADNLVGGELLKGISGGEKRRLSLAVQMINDPAILIVDEPTSGLDALTANNVMIALNDIARSGRTIILSIHQPRSDIYVDKLDNIILLVKGGEVAYAGPRSEVGPTLTSAGHPIPPLYNPADWLLDLASVDLRRDREEATRERVAKLVKRWANTHREMKELDLKDREEDLVQVGGPEERFTPMWIALPLIVDRMTKNLQVNSSPHSIHKTNVMQVETASRLQQLPFLGVLFLLFYQRLKHGPSGGQDRIGYFQEMVSPVAFVGLLNCIAIFPKDRDLYFHEYRSSAAYSEATFVLGFTLVALPMEILASLLFTVITNIGAGMQTSPRIFFEYAFSIFALQSNGESFGMIFACITNSLGLSVSLVSTFITVLVQLSGIISVSIPTWLSDIAYATTMKYAARVIAVNESVGLKLHCSPETVQSGECLVQSGQELLDLLGFSNNLKTGRYLGILVALALAYRVLAWFFVVLKIRRG; encoded by the exons ATGGCCGGCGAGACGAGTGCTGATGCGCTGCCTCCGCCGCCTATGTATGATCTCGTAGTGGATGGGTATACAATTGCTATCCCGCCCCCTCGGTCTGTATTACCATTACCAGGGTTCTTGCGACCCAAGTCCAGCGAGTCCGAGCACGGGACAATTATTCGCGATGTTTCGCTCCG AATTGGTGGGTCGGGTAGTGGAAAGACAACACTGCTACATGCGTTGGTTGGTAGATTGGCAAACCTGCCTGTCACTGCGGG ACAAGTCAAGTACGAGCCTGCTGGTATTTCACTCAGCGCGAAAGAATCGGTCGCTCTGTCGGCACGAAAGATGAAAGACCGCATTGGGTTTGTGAGACAACATGACTATTTGCTTGAACACCTCACGG TTCGTGAAACCCTCGATTATGCAGCAGCACTCCGTCTTCCCTCCAGTATCTCTTCATCAACCCGTCGCTTAATCGTCGACCAAACCATTCGCGAACTCGGATTAGGAGATGCAGCTGATACCGTC GGCATATCCGGGGGCGAGCGCCGCAGACTCACAATCGCCCTCTCGCTCATATCTCTCCCCTCCATTCTGGCGCTTGACGAACCCACGACGGGGTTAGACGCATTCACCGCATATGCCCTCCTCCAAACTTTATCTTCCCTCGCCCGAAAAGGAAGGACGGTGATCATGAGTGTCCACCAGCCCCGCTCGGACGCATGGGAGCTCTTTGATCGAATCGTGGTGCTCAGCAAGGGTGACGTCGTATTCGCCGGCAGACGGGACAAATGTCTGGGCTGGTTTGAAGATATGGGAATGGGGAGTCCCGGAGATCGGACGGAGGGATGTGAGGATGTGGCCGAAAAGGGTAGTATTAACGTAGAAGCGGACGGCGGAACGGGCGTAAATCCGTTGGACTGGTTGATCGATATCTGTAGTGTCGATCCTCGAGACCAAGGTTCTATACAGCGTGTCACCAGGCTCATCCAAGGATGGAAAGATGGAGGCAAGGTTATAGCCGATGAACATAGCCCCTCTCGCCAATCTGGTATTCTATCCGATGTGATTCAACGAGTACCGTCTGTTCAACCGCAAGAGCAAGATGTGCTATACGCCAATGTGCAACAAAATGAGGATCAACCAGGTTCTCGGCCTCAAGCGCTTGAACGGCCCGGGTGGATTAGGCAAACTGTTGTACTCACCAGTCG AGCAACAAAAGGCGTCTTTCGTGATTATGCTCAACTCCTAGGATTTGCCTGTCAAAGTATTGGAATTGCCGTTTTATTGGGCATCACGTTCTTGCGTTTGGGAGAG AGTCCTTCCGATATCCAATCCCTGAAG ACTCTCAGTTACCAGCACGCCCCTTGTTACTTTTACCTGACGCTTATATACGCGATATACAAA TTTTGCGAGACGGACCTGGTCATATTTGATAGGGAGCGCGAGGATCATCTTTAC CAAGTCGTCCCATGGCTTATTTCGGAGTATACATCTACTTTGCCGCTGCATACTATTTCGTCCGGGCTATTCGCCATAATTCTATATTTCCTAACAAACATGAGGACCGAGGACCTTGCGGCCAATTTGTTTATTTTTATTGCCGAGTGCGTACTTGTCCAGCTGGGAACCGTTGGATTCGCATTGTTGGCTGCGAGTTTGCAG AGGACATATGCGCAAGCAAGTCTCATGGCGAATGGGCTATCGATTTTCTTCTTGCTGACT GCAGGTTATCT GTTGATTCACCCACCAGTGTATGTGGATTGGGTCAAATGGA TTTCGGTCTATTAT TATGGATTCCGCGCCGTGGCGATCAGCCAATTCAAGAATCGAACGTTCGCGTGCCCAGGAGTGGAGGGCGCAGCACGTAATCAG TGTGATGGCAATCAAGTTTTGACAGGATTGAGAATCCCTGTTGACCATGTCGTTGGTTATTACTTTGCTGGGCTAGTAGGCTTGGCTGTTGCATTCCCTTTTATTGCCGGAATTGTCTTAAGC GTATACAAACCCGGTGGCACACGCTACGCTCGGAAAATAGACCCATCAGACGCTGGAAAAGGCCCCGCCGTACATAGTGATATGGATATTTCTCGCCAGCGGATCGATGTGGAAGTCCGAAACCTAGGATTGAAGTGGATAAAGACTGGCCTTGTGACACGCAAAAAGACTGAGAAGCGAATCCTAAACGATGTACATGCCGTGTTTCCGAGTGGACAGGTCACTGCTATCCTGGGCCCTTCGGG GGCGGGGAAGAGCACGCTATTGCAACTGCTGGCTTCGCGAAGGATGAACGCAGGCGTGGGATCAAGGTTCGAATCTCAGGGAGAGATCTTATTCAATGGTCGACCAGTCAATAAAAATACGAGAGATCAAGTCGCGTTTGTTGAACAGGAAGATGATTATCACCTACCCGCTCTGACGGCAAGTTTCTTTTCGATTGTGTTGCAC GTCAGGGAAACACTTCGTTATGCAGCTATCCTTCGGCTGCCAAAAGGCATGTCTCGAAAATCGAAAATCGCAAGAGCGGAGGAAGTTATGAAGATGCTAGGGTTGGACTTGTGTGCAGATAATCTAGTGGGTGGCGAGCTCTTGAAG GGAATATCTGGAGGAGAAAAGAGGCGCTTGAGTTTGGCAGTTCAG ATGATCAATG ATCCTGCAATATTGATTGTTG ACGAGCCGACTAGTGGGCTCGACGCTCTGACAGCCAAT AATGTTATGATCGCGTTGAACGATATCGCACGAAGCGGGCGTACCATCATCCTATCTATTCATCAGCCTCGTTCTGACATTTACGTGGATAAACTCGACAACATCATTTTATTAGTTAAAGGAGGTGAAGTTGCTTATGCCGGGCCACGTTCCGAGGTTGGCCCCACTCTTACCTCTGCCGGACATCCTATTCCTCCGTTATACAACCCAGCAGACTGGTTGTTGGATCTTGCTTCGGTCGACTTGCGGAGGGATCGGGAGGAAGCCACTCGCGAAAGGGTCGCAAAGCTTGTTAAACGCTGGGCAAATACTCATCGAGAAATGAAGGAATTAGATTTGAAAGATAGAGAAGAGGATCTCGTGCAGGTTGGGGGTCCGGAGGAGAGGTTCACACCTATGTGGATCGCATTGCCGTTGATTGTCGATCGTATGACGAAGAATTTGCAAGTCAACTCGTCGCCTCATTCCATTCATAAAACTAATGTAATGCAGGTGGAGACAGCAAGCAG GCTACAGCAACTCCCGTTCCTCGGAGTATTATTCCTACTCTTTTATCAGCGACTTAAGCATGGTCCATCTGGGGGGCAAGATCGTATTGGTTACTTTCAAGAAATGGTATCTCCGGTCGCA TTCGTTGGCCTTCTGAATTGCATTGCTATTTTCCCCAAAGACCGTGATTTATACTTCCATGAATATCGTTCGAGTGCTGCATATTCAGAAGCTACGTTTGTACTTGGATTCACACTGGTGGCTCTTCCTATGGAGATTTTGGCCTCACTG TTGTTTACGGTTATAACGAATATTGGTGCTGGGATGCAGACAAGCCCACGCATATTTTTTGAGTACGCCTTTTCGATTTTTGCGCTGCAGTCCAATGGGGAGAGTTTTGGCATGATTTTTGCCTGCATAACGAATTCTCTGGGGTTAAGTGTATC GTTGGTTTCGACTTTTATCACAG TACTGGTGCAATTATCTGGAATTATATCTGTTTCAATTCCGACCTG GTTATCCGATATTGCTTACGCCACTACGATGAAG TACGCTGCACGAGTAATTGCAGTCAATGAATCGGTCGGACTGAAACTTCACTGCTCCCCCGAGACGGTCCAGTCCGGTGAATGCCTAGTTCAGAGCGGACAAGAGTTATTGGATCTCCTCGGCTTTTCGAACAACCTCAAAACTGGTCGATATCTGGGGATCCTAGTTGCCTTGGCACTGGCATACCGCGTGCTTGCTTGGTTCTTTGTTGTGCTCAAAATCCGGCGGGGGTAA
- a CDS encoding cation efflux family protein: MHRRKTSKETPENGESTAPEMDSGAPMRGESDPPSPVRETNGSGVYESGPRGPSSPTHPQISVRAPSAGTPPSVPSARQTFGKVASQAMNRHSRAPSVYEPLYGNPPSAPPTKQSFSPTSPTGPPPSPWRSGFPPPSPSTSPQSQTSSRRGHGRVHSRNLSVYFPRPGQVLSAGVASIAEDTDGQEIEYTRNGDAPIQLIPAPNGTQARGLGDGFKFGGLPMDPGAPSVSGGGKRRGHHHKHSLSHNFFSFMEPGLSNQSVPSPVPESPWAPLTPFPQTATTSSALTPSASLIPDAPRRAHSPLHAPRSGTVGYLQDLPPGSKRALVFGLVEFLLGGMVWVAGQRRGSLACAGLGYWVVFDAMGVGMGVVGRELALGGAMGETVARPFGSVRLETTLMFSQAVYLMFAAVYTCKETVEHMLLAAGSSHHHHSGDEDAYSPEGLLFPNVLLILSAVCMLFTAVAFTTHERLVAAAGPDLPTLSSLFSQFRSSSSRSSEKSRTQSQYDNRTRWVKILDNPFCAAPVGFALALLGVSLFISSTEHRSLDIALAGAETLITWAIAYPVAVSLGKVLLQTAPAGLEGLDRVVRELERHPHISRPPVPKVWQLTPGSALVATMELPIRRGVDDTEVLALTRYAYERCVAVVGRGGGPGGSTKLVPPFTEETARAKVKVAQNLWNGQDPEKIALAYTPDSIWRNRSSFVQGRPAIAELLRNKWAKEKDYMLRKELFAFTDNRIAVQFWYEYRDASDGMKWKRCYGLEDWTFAEDGLMRKRQMSGNNIEIQDGERWFKGLNKDQVESAEISEKHW; this comes from the exons ATGCACCGACGAAAAACGAGTAAAGAGACCCCGGAAAATGGCGAGTCGACAGCACCAGAGATGGATAGCGGTGCTCCCATGAGAGGGGAGAGTGATCCTCCCAGTCCCGTACGCGAAACAAATGGATCAGGAGTATATGAATCTGGTCCTCGAGGTCCATCTTCGCCAACTCATCCGCAGATATCGGTACGTGCACCGTCGGCGGGAACACCTCCCAGCGTTCCATCAGCGAGGCAAACGTTTGGAAAAGTGGCATCTCAAGCTATGAACCGTCATTCGCGCGCTCCGTCTGTGTATGAACCACTATACGGAAACCCACCGAGTGCTCCTCCGACAAAACAGTCTTTCAGTCCAACATCCCCGACAGGCCCACCGCCTTCCCCATGGAGAAGTGGGTTTCCACCTCCATCGCCATCTACCAGTCCACAGAGCCAGACCAGCTCACGAAGAGGTCACGGCCGAGTACACTCGCGCAATTTATCAGTATATTTCCCAAGACCAGGTCAGGTACTTAGCGCGGGAGTTGCATCCATTGCCGAGGATACCGATGGCCAGGAAATCGAATACACGAGGAACGGAGACGCACCTATACAACTCATCCCCGCTCCAAATGGCACTCAGGCTCGTGGCCTTGGAGATGGCTTCAAATTTGGTGGACTTCCGATGGATCCGGGTGCACCGAGTGTGAGTGGTGGAGGCAAACGTAGAGG TCATCATCACAAGCACTCTCTGTCCCACAACTTTTTCTCCTTCATGGAGCCAGGTTTATCCAACCAATCCGTCCCGTCACCAGTCCCAGAGTCGCCATGGGCACCACTCACCCCATTCCCTCAAACGGCCACTACATCCAGCGCGCTCACTCCCTCGGCTTCACTCATCCCCGACGCCCCTCGTCGCGCCCATTCTCCCTTGCACGCTCCCCGGTCTGGCACGGTAGGCTATCTACAAGACCTACCACCTGGCTCCAAGCGTGCTCTCGTTTTCGGCCTTGTCGAGTTTTTACTCGGGGGGATGGTGTGGGTTGCCGGTCAACGACGAGGAAGTCTGGCCTGTGCGGGGTTGGGGTATTGGGTAGTATTTGATGCTATGGGGGTGGGGATGGGTGTAGTTGGGCGGGAACTTGCCTTAGGTGGAGCGATGGGCGAGACGGTTGCCAGGCCTTTTGG GTCTGTTCGATTAGAAACGACACTGATGTTTTCGCAAGCAGTATATCTGATGTTCGCTGCTGTCTATACCTGCAAGGAGACTGTGGAGCATATGCTGCTTGCTGCCGGGTCGTCACATCATCACCACAGCGGAGACGAGGATGCTTACTCTCCAGAAGG GTTGCTTTTCCCGAATGTTTTATTAATACTCTCGGCCGTGTGTATGCTCTTCACAGCTGTCGCCTTTACAACACACGAAAGGCTGGTGGCCG CGGCTGGCCCCGATCTTCCGACACTCTCTTCTCTCTTCTCTCAATTCCGATCTTCCTCCTCCCGATCTTCTGAAAAATCCCGCACCCAATCTCAATACGACAATCGCACACGATGGGTCAAGATTCTCGATAATCCATTTTGTGCGGCCCCAGTTGGGTTCGCGCTGGCCTTGCTTGGCGTATCCTTGTTTATCAGCTC AACCGAACATCGTTCACTTGATATCGCGCTCGCTGGGGCAGAAACACTGATCACATGGGCAATCGCATACCCCGTCGCCGTGAGCTTGGGCAaagtactactacaaaccgCTCCAGCTGGACTGGAAGGACTAGACCGAGTCGTACGAGAG CTCGAACGACACCCACACATTTCCCGTCCTCCGGTTCCCAAAGTATGGCAACTCACACCAGGAAGCGCGCTCGTCGCAACGATGGAACTCCCTATCCGACGCGGAGTGGACGATACCGAGGTGTTGGCGCTGACGAGGTATGCGTATGAGCGGTGTGTTGCTGTTGTGGGGCGAGGTGGAGGACCGGGAGGC TCGACAAAACTCGTTCCACCCTTTACGGAAGAAACGGCCCGTGCCAAGGTCAAGGTCGCCCAGAACTTGTGGAATGGGCAAGACCCAGAAAAGATAGCATTGGCCTATACACCAG ACAGCATCTGGCGAAACCGTTCTTCGTTTGTCCAGGGTCGACCGGCCATAGCCGAATTGCTCCGAAACAAATGGGCAAAGGAGAAAGATTATATGCTTCGTAAAGAGCTTTTTGCGTTTACGGATAATCGAATTGCTGTGCAGTTTTGGTACGAGTATCGGGATGCGTCGGATGGTATGAAGTGGAAGCGGTGTT ATGGGCTGGAAGATTGGACGTTTGCTGAGGATGGGCTTATGCGGAAGAGACAGATGAGTGGGAACAATATAGAAATCCAGGATGGGGAGAGGTGGTTCAAGGGGTTAAACAAGGACCAAGTTGAGAGTGCGGAAATCTCCGAGAAGCACTGGTGA
- a CDS encoding Tyrosine kinase specific for activated, whose protein sequence is MVDFDPKYLAPGPVSDHHLHGDLKKYLYVTDPHVANHRMRFKLLLDTIRGIAYIHSQRIVHGDLKAQNILAAGDGEVAKICYFGSSAIECACYAHPENRPAGTPQWYSPELWISTKEDDDDIERSRTQQSDIWAFGCVTLEVQMGMMPWDPFYKGSQHGTMSRQQRAGTGPPATAEGLELGEHPIKQRKRPSAAQLLRDWEEVATNSEGV, encoded by the exons ATGGTAGACTTCGATCCAAAGTACTTGGCACCGGGGCCAGTATCCGATCATCATCTTCATGGGGACCTCAAAAAG TACCTATACGTTACTGACCCACATGTGGCGAATCATCGAATGAGGTTCAAACTA CTGTTAGATACAATCCGAGGGATAGCATACATTCACTCGCAAAGAATTGTGCATGGTGACCTCAAGGCG CAAAATATATTAGCTGCTGGAGATGGGGAAGTTGCCAAAATCTGTTATTTTGGGTCTTCTGCCATCGAATGCGCATGCTACGCACATCCCGAAAACAGACCAGCAGGGACGCCTCAGTGGTATAGTCCCGAGCTCTGGATATCGACGAAGGAAGACGATGATGATATCGAGAGATCGCGTACTCAACAGTCTGACATATGGGCATTTGGTTGCGTCACGTTAGAA GTTCAAATGGGAATGATGCCTTGGGACCCTTTTTATAAGGGTAGTCAACATGGTACGATGAGTCGCCAACAGCGCGCAGGGACAGGCCCACCAGCGACTGCGGAAGGTTTGGAGTTAGGAGAACACCCGATCAAGCAGCGA AAGCGCCCAAGTGCTGCACAGCTATTGAGAGATTGGGAAGAAGTCGCTACGAACTCGGAAGGGGTTTGA
- a CDS encoding Retrotransposable element Tf2 protein — MATRSRSTARPQSPLDQGELGPTLQATADESGSLEPEVYGEISLSRAISLLLGLQNQVIRLKQELEEIKEVNKEARDWMGAVDQTLTCIKARGGTPHTPEDRKPPAIEATPRPLPKTDPLPAPSAPLVAWANPTKVPPVFAQPMPVQAPPQVQTPPAPTPIRLQSPQVPQPVAPVATYQAPVKVDHPDAYTGKIGNEARQWLTRMLAWVRLNQRMFPTDQEVLSFLLMNMKDVAGAWAHPHLDQLGSHRALIQTVDEFKTEFLAAFGNPDATRAAERQITQLTQTGTCAEYITKFRTIAMDLDWNDAALRGQFARGLHWEVSRLIATQERRPTTLLELQNAALVIDNALREERASHPPKGNKSGASNTTPNRGASTGQQATRPGRLSSDPNFVSEEERNRRRAEGLCIKCGKTGHKFAECRTGWKATPKEEGVKKEAAKIGKESGPKSGKD, encoded by the coding sequence atggcaacccgttcccggagcaccgctcgtccccaatcccctctcgatcaaggagagttgggacccactcttcagGCAACCGCCGATGAGTCAGGGAGCCTCGAACCAGAGGTCTATGGGGAAATATCCCTCAGCCGcgcaatctccctcctcctgggattgcaaaaccaagtcatccggCTCAAGCAGGAACTCgaggaaatcaaggaagtcaacaaggaagcccgagactggatgggagcagtcgACCAAaccctcacttgcatcaaggctaggggtggaaccccacacacaccagaagaccggaaacctccggcaattgaggccacgcccaggcccctacccaaaaccgaccctcttccagcgcctagtgcgccccttgttgcctgggccaaccccacaAAGGTTCCCCCCGTCTTTGCCCAACCAATGCCCGTCCAAgctcccccgcaagtccAAACTCCCCCTGCACCTACGCCTATCCGGCTCCaatccccccaagtcccacaaccagtggcccctgtagccaCTTATCAAGCCCCGGTCAAggtggaccaccctgacgcctatacagggaagatagggaatgaagcccgccaatggcttacacggatgttggcatgggtacgtctgaaccaacggatgttccccacggatcaggaggtTCTGTCGTTCctcctaatgaacatgaaggacgtagcaggagcctgggctcacccccaccttgatcaactcgggtcccacagggccctcATCCAAACGGTAGACGAGTTCAAGACGGAGtttttggctgcatttgggaacCCGGATGCCACGCGAGCCGCCGAGCGGCAAATCACACAactcactcagacaggaacctgtgctgagtacatcacaaagtttaggaccattgccatggacctagactggaacgacgccgcccttcgtgggcaatttgcacgtggcctccactgggaggtcagccgcctcattgccacTCAAGAGCGGCGCCCAACTACCctcctggagctgcagaacgcagccctggtcatcgacaacgccctccgtgaggagcgcgccagccacccgcctaagggtaataagtctggtgCCTCCAataccacccccaataggggggcgagtaccggccaacaggccacaagaccagggcgcctctctagcgaccccaactttgtctccgaggaggagcggaaccgccgcagggctgaaggcctctgcatcaaatgcggtaagACGGGCcacaaatttgcggaatgccgcactggctggaaagccacgcccaaggaggaaggtgtcaagaaggaagccgccaagattggcaaagagtctggacccaaatcgggaaaagactaa